One genomic window of Nitrospirota bacterium includes the following:
- the tpiA gene encoding triose-phosphate isomerase — protein sequence MRKPFMAANWKMHKTVPEARAFVEEFAPLVTGAGEVDVVLAPSFTALYPVAELIKGTNIALSAQNVFYEEKGAYTGEVSPSMLRDLGCEYCIVGHSERRQYFGETDDVVNKKLRAAVAAGLKGIFCIGEPLEVRQAGKTNDLLKTQLTEGLRDVDLSRVVIAYEPVWAIGTGVTATPEQAQDAHSFIRGHVASLYDGALAENVRILYGGSVKPDNTASLMEAPDIDGALVGGASLKPDSFANIVKFKG from the coding sequence ATGCGAAAGCCCTTCATGGCAGCAAACTGGAAGATGCACAAGACCGTGCCCGAGGCGCGGGCCTTCGTGGAGGAGTTCGCCCCGCTGGTCACGGGGGCAGGAGAGGTGGACGTCGTTCTGGCGCCCTCCTTTACGGCCCTTTATCCGGTGGCCGAGCTGATAAAGGGAACCAACATCGCCCTGTCGGCCCAGAACGTCTTTTACGAGGAGAAGGGGGCCTACACCGGCGAGGTCTCCCCGAGCATGCTCCGCGACCTGGGATGCGAGTACTGCATCGTGGGACATTCGGAGCGGAGGCAGTACTTCGGCGAGACCGACGACGTCGTCAACAAGAAGCTCAGGGCCGCGGTGGCGGCCGGACTGAAGGGCATCTTCTGCATCGGCGAGCCCCTGGAGGTGCGACAGGCCGGGAAGACGAACGACCTCCTGAAGACACAGCTCACCGAAGGGCTCCGGGACGTGGACCTCTCCAGGGTGGTCATCGCCTACGAGCCCGTCTGGGCCATAGGCACCGGGGTGACGGCCACGCCGGAGCAGGCCCAGGACGCCCACAGCTTCATCCGCGGCCACGTGGCAAGCCTCTATGATGGCGCCCTGGCCGAGAACGTGCGGATACTGTACGGCGGCAGCGTGAAGCCCGACAACACCGCCAGCCTCATGGAGGCCCCGGACATCGACGGGGCCCTGGTGGGTGGGGCCAGCCTGAAGCCGGACAGTTTTGCCAATATCGTGAAATTCAAGGGATAA
- the secG gene encoding preprotein translocase subunit SecG has translation MVTFLVVLHVVVSLLLVFIVLVQGGKGAEMGAAFGGGSSQTLFGARGAATFLTKMTTVVAVIFMVTSLLLAIASIRQPSVVKELPATQAPAAPANPQAPLPAGPPSGGQPSGPAQQ, from the coding sequence ATGGTTACTTTTCTGGTCGTCCTGCATGTGGTGGTCTCCCTGCTTCTGGTCTTTATCGTTCTGGTGCAGGGCGGCAAGGGGGCCGAGATGGGCGCCGCCTTCGGGGGCGGCTCAAGCCAGACCCTCTTCGGCGCCCGGGGAGCCGCCACGTTTCTTACCAAGATGACCACGGTCGTTGCCGTCATCTTCATGGTCACGTCCCTCCTGCTGGCCATCGCCTCGATTCGGCAGCCCTCGGTGGTCAAGGAGCTTCCGGCGACACAGGCCCCGGCAGCCCCGGCAAACCCCCAGGCGCCGCTACCGGCCGGACCGCCCTCCGGGGGCCAGCCGTCGGGCCCCGCCCAGCAGTAG
- a CDS encoding peptide-binding protein gives MRRAFLGRAAGVLAALLVLGVLLAGCTREPTVENPQAITVGTLADAKRLLPPLATDSASADISQLIFNGLVKYDKDLTLVGDLARSWEVRRGGLEIIFHLRKGVRWQDGEEFTSEDVVFTYKTVTDPKVPTPYGSIYGPVKKVQAVDPYTVRVTYSEPFAPAIESWSMGIMPKHILQGKDISDDAYARHPVGTGPYRLTEWVPGQKIVLDAYDGYFEGKPGVRRYISRVIPDPATMFLELKFGGIDYMGLTPTQYKLQTDSELFRTYFQKFRYPSFGFTYMGYNLLDPRFQDVRVRRAITHAINKKDIIKGVLLGYGTPCTGPFPPESWAYNPDVKDPAYDPGRALELLREAGWQMRKDGLQWKDGEPFRFTVITNQGNDVRLKAAQIIKQDLKAVGIDMTIKVLEWQAMLHEFIDKKKFEAVILGWSLSRDPDIYDIWHSSKTKENEFNFISYKNKEVDRLLLEGRRTFDRQKRQKIYRRIHAILAEEQPYTFLFVPDALPVLHKRFKGVEQSPIGIWYDFIHWHVPKSRAQWYTD, from the coding sequence GTGCGGAGGGCTTTCCTCGGGCGTGCCGCGGGCGTGCTTGCGGCCCTGCTCGTCCTGGGCGTCCTCCTTGCGGGCTGCACCAGGGAGCCCACGGTCGAAAACCCCCAGGCCATCACGGTGGGCACGCTGGCCGACGCCAAGAGGCTCCTGCCGCCCCTGGCCACCGACAGCGCTTCGGCGGACATCAGCCAGCTCATCTTCAACGGGCTCGTCAAGTACGACAAGGACCTCACCCTGGTGGGAGACCTGGCCCGTTCCTGGGAGGTGCGCAGGGGCGGGCTGGAGATAATCTTTCACCTCCGGAAGGGCGTCAGGTGGCAGGACGGGGAGGAGTTCACCTCCGAGGACGTCGTCTTCACCTATAAGACAGTAACGGACCCGAAGGTCCCCACTCCCTACGGCAGCATCTACGGCCCGGTAAAGAAGGTGCAGGCCGTGGACCCCTACACGGTGCGGGTCACCTACTCCGAGCCCTTCGCCCCCGCCATCGAGTCCTGGAGCATGGGCATCATGCCCAAGCACATCCTCCAGGGCAAGGACATCAGCGACGACGCGTACGCCCGGCATCCGGTGGGCACCGGACCGTACCGACTCACGGAGTGGGTGCCGGGCCAGAAAATCGTCCTGGACGCCTACGACGGGTACTTCGAGGGCAAGCCGGGCGTCAGGAGGTACATCTCCCGGGTCATCCCGGACCCGGCCACCATGTTTCTGGAGCTGAAGTTCGGGGGCATCGATTACATGGGCCTCACCCCCACGCAGTACAAGCTTCAGACGGACTCGGAGCTCTTCCGGACCTACTTTCAGAAGTTCCGCTATCCGTCCTTCGGCTTTACCTACATGGGCTACAACCTCCTGGACCCCCGGTTTCAGGACGTGCGGGTGCGCAGGGCCATCACCCACGCCATAAACAAGAAAGACATCATCAAGGGCGTGCTCCTGGGCTACGGCACCCCCTGCACCGGCCCCTTCCCCCCCGAGTCCTGGGCCTATAACCCCGACGTGAAGGACCCCGCGTACGACCCCGGGAGGGCCCTGGAACTTCTGAGGGAGGCCGGATGGCAGATGCGGAAAGACGGCCTTCAGTGGAAGGACGGCGAGCCCTTCCGCTTCACCGTCATCACCAACCAGGGCAACGACGTCCGCCTCAAGGCGGCGCAGATAATCAAGCAGGACCTGAAGGCCGTCGGCATCGACATGACCATCAAGGTCCTGGAGTGGCAGGCCATGCTCCATGAGTTCATAGACAAGAAGAAGTTCGAGGCGGTCATCCTGGGCTGGTCCCTCTCGCGGGACCCCGACATCTACGACATCTGGCATTCATCGAAGACGAAGGAAAACGAGTTCAATTTCATCTCCTACAAGAACAAGGAGGTGGACAGGCTTCTTCTGGAAGGCCGGAGGACCTTCGACCGGCAGAAGAGGCAGAAAATCTACCGCCGCATACACGCCATCCTGGCCGAGGAGCAGCCCTACACATTCCTCTTCGTGCCGGACGCCCTGCCGGTCCTGCACAAGCGCTTCAAGGGCGTGGAGCAGTCCCCCATCGGCATCTGGTACGACTTCATCCACTGGCACGTGCCGAAGAGCCGGGCGCAGTGGTACACCGACTGA
- a CDS encoding glucose-1-phosphate adenylyltransferase: MAHPRILALVLAGGKGERLFPLTAMRSKPSVPFGGRYRIVDFVLSNMVNSHIFSIYLLVQYKSQSLIEHIRKNWVLSPIVRDHFIALVPPQMRTGPEWFQGTADAVFQNVNLISDHNPELAIIFGADHIYRMDIRRMIDFHLVKGADVTVAARPVPVSEASAFGVIHTDEENRITGFLEKPKSPPPMPGDPTRSYVSMGNYIFGKGVLLTALASAQRQHQHDFGAHILPALVEKKKRVFAYDFATNVIPGLHGYEEAGYWRDVGTIPAFFDAHMDMLGHEPKFEINNLLWPINTGAAKAASAKVLKGDLRNSIITEGAVIDGATISNSIIRSGVVIEKGAHISDCIIMDNAVLRRDCKLRRAIVDKNNIVERGEEIGFSPEEDRFRCHIDPSGIAILPKGGRTKRRRKK, translated from the coding sequence ATGGCCCATCCCAGAATCCTGGCCCTTGTTCTGGCAGGCGGCAAAGGGGAACGGCTCTTCCCCCTGACCGCCATGCGTTCCAAGCCCTCCGTGCCCTTCGGCGGAAGGTACAGGATCGTCGATTTCGTCCTGAGCAACATGGTCAACTCCCACATCTTCTCCATCTACCTCCTGGTGCAGTACAAGAGCCAGTCGCTCATCGAGCACATCAGGAAGAACTGGGTGCTCTCTCCCATCGTGCGGGACCACTTCATCGCGCTGGTGCCGCCCCAGATGCGCACGGGGCCGGAGTGGTTTCAGGGCACGGCGGACGCGGTTTTCCAGAACGTCAACCTCATCAGCGACCACAACCCCGAGCTGGCCATCATCTTCGGGGCCGACCACATCTACCGCATGGACATCCGCCGGATGATAGACTTTCACCTGGTCAAGGGGGCCGATGTGACCGTGGCGGCCCGGCCCGTGCCCGTATCGGAGGCCTCGGCCTTCGGCGTCATCCACACGGACGAAGAAAACAGGATAACGGGCTTTCTGGAAAAACCGAAGAGCCCGCCCCCCATGCCGGGGGACCCCACGCGCTCCTACGTCTCCATGGGCAACTACATCTTCGGCAAGGGCGTCCTCTTGACGGCCCTGGCCAGCGCCCAGCGGCAGCACCAGCACGACTTCGGCGCGCACATCCTCCCCGCCCTGGTGGAAAAGAAGAAGCGGGTCTTCGCCTATGACTTCGCCACCAACGTCATCCCCGGCCTGCACGGCTACGAGGAGGCCGGCTACTGGAGGGACGTGGGCACCATCCCGGCCTTCTTCGACGCCCACATGGACATGCTCGGCCACGAGCCGAAATTCGAGATAAACAACCTTCTCTGGCCCATCAACACCGGCGCGGCCAAGGCGGCCTCGGCCAAGGTGCTCAAGGGAGACCTCAGAAACAGCATCATCACCGAGGGCGCGGTCATCGACGGCGCCACCATAAGCAACTCCATAATCAGAAGCGGCGTCGTCATCGAAAAGGGCGCCCACATCTCGGACTGCATCATCATGGACAACGCGGTCCTCAGGCGGGACTGCAAGCTCCGGCGGGCCATCGTGGACAAGAACAACATCGTGGAGAGGGGGGAGGAAATCGGGTTCAGCCCGGAAGAGGACAGGTTCCGGTGCCACATCGACCCCTCCGGCATCGCCATCCTTCCCAAGGGAGGGCGGACGAAAAGGAGACGGAAAAAATGA
- the malQ gene encoding 4-alpha-glucanotransferase: protein MTVSPEEHVIDELARLLHIEPRYHDIWGNLRVISRKSKESILKAMGVKDAAEKLAELKRRPWNRLLEPVEVISADAQPHTFRLHFPLEDGQEEGVTVTLSFQGEEGATSRRVIRGVVPAEAARIDGKRHVRVDIPDEAVRPMGYHRLAARVRRGQEEMSGSMRLIVAPNTSHPPPERTWGLWASLYSLRSERNWGFGDFGDLAALAEWVGAEGGAFVGINPLHATPDRVSFVGPYGPSSRLYMNQLYLDLEEVLSGSAEGRAFLEAPETRRKIEELRAKELIDYDGVWELKERALRTAFGAFLENHIKKGTPEGAEFSAYIEREGEPLHLFALFRALDAEFGSQGEGRLSWRAWPEGFRSPRTAEVQRFAATHPEEILLHKFVQWLLAERLARVRARIAEGGGILYGDLAVGSSEHGSDAWSFSDVFAFGIHTGAPPDDFNPRGQNWVFPPLCPEALRESGYEVFIQTVRKNLARVDAIRIDHALSLFRLFWIPEGASPPEGAYVRYPHEDLLRIVCLESVRSRTVVVAEDLGTVPAGVRETLRRFGMLGYRLFYFERDWESGEFLPPGAYPDMALTAVTTHDLPTLRGFWSGHDIEVKRALGVYADEEAYGRALTERERQKTLVLEALKKHLSPELRLDSLSLPAMTEELFLEIHRYLARTPSKMMAVSLDDLMFAADQQNMPGTHDPSNWRHKSPELISTLPASERARALARIMREEGRA, encoded by the coding sequence ATGACCGTCTCCCCGGAGGAGCACGTCATCGACGAACTTGCCCGGCTCCTCCACATCGAGCCCCGCTACCACGACATCTGGGGAAACCTCCGCGTCATCTCACGAAAGAGCAAGGAATCCATCCTGAAGGCCATGGGCGTGAAGGACGCGGCCGAAAAGCTCGCGGAATTGAAGCGCCGCCCCTGGAACAGGCTGCTCGAGCCCGTGGAGGTCATCTCCGCGGACGCCCAGCCCCATACCTTCCGGCTCCATTTCCCCCTGGAGGACGGCCAGGAGGAAGGCGTGACCGTGACCCTCAGCTTCCAGGGCGAGGAGGGCGCAACGAGCCGGAGGGTCATCCGGGGGGTGGTCCCCGCGGAGGCAGCCCGCATCGACGGAAAACGCCACGTGCGCGTGGATATCCCCGACGAGGCCGTCCGCCCGATGGGATACCACAGGCTCGCGGCCCGGGTCAGGCGCGGGCAGGAGGAGATGAGCGGCAGCATGCGCCTCATCGTGGCCCCCAACACAAGCCACCCGCCGCCGGAGCGCACCTGGGGGCTCTGGGCAAGCCTGTATTCCCTCCGTTCCGAGCGCAACTGGGGATTCGGCGATTTCGGCGACCTGGCGGCCCTGGCCGAGTGGGTCGGGGCCGAGGGGGGTGCCTTCGTGGGCATAAACCCCCTGCATGCCACCCCGGATCGGGTCAGCTTCGTGGGTCCCTACGGTCCCTCGAGCAGGCTTTACATGAACCAGCTCTACCTTGACCTCGAAGAGGTCCTCAGCGGGTCTGCCGAGGGGAGGGCCTTCCTGGAAGCGCCGGAGACCCGGAGGAAAATCGAGGAGCTCAGGGCGAAGGAGCTCATCGACTACGACGGGGTCTGGGAGCTCAAGGAGCGGGCGCTGAGGACCGCCTTCGGCGCCTTCTTGGAAAACCACATCAAGAAGGGCACGCCCGAGGGGGCGGAGTTCTCGGCCTATATCGAGAGGGAGGGGGAGCCGCTGCACCTGTTCGCCCTGTTCAGGGCGCTGGACGCGGAGTTCGGAAGCCAAGGCGAGGGGCGCCTTTCGTGGCGCGCGTGGCCGGAGGGGTTCCGCTCCCCGCGCACTGCCGAGGTGCAGCGGTTTGCGGCAACCCATCCGGAAGAGATACTCCTTCACAAGTTCGTCCAGTGGCTCCTGGCCGAGAGGCTCGCCCGGGTGCGCGCCCGCATCGCCGAAGGAGGCGGCATCCTCTATGGGGACCTCGCCGTGGGCTCCTCGGAGCACGGAAGCGACGCCTGGAGCTTCTCCGACGTCTTCGCCTTCGGCATCCACACCGGGGCCCCTCCGGACGATTTCAACCCCCGGGGGCAGAACTGGGTCTTCCCGCCCCTCTGCCCAGAGGCCCTCCGGGAAAGCGGCTACGAGGTCTTCATCCAGACGGTGCGGAAGAACCTGGCCCGGGTGGATGCCATCCGGATAGACCACGCCCTGTCGCTTTTCAGGCTTTTCTGGATACCGGAGGGCGCCTCCCCCCCGGAGGGCGCCTACGTGCGCTATCCCCACGAGGACCTCCTGCGCATCGTCTGCCTGGAGAGCGTGCGCAGCCGCACCGTCGTCGTCGCCGAGGACCTAGGCACCGTGCCCGCCGGGGTGCGCGAGACGCTGCGCCGTTTCGGGATGCTGGGGTACCGTCTGTTTTACTTCGAGCGCGACTGGGAAAGCGGCGAGTTTCTCCCGCCCGGGGCTTACCCCGACATGGCCCTCACCGCGGTCACCACGCACGACCTGCCCACCCTGCGGGGGTTCTGGAGCGGCCATGACATCGAGGTCAAAAGGGCCCTGGGGGTCTACGCGGACGAGGAGGCGTACGGCCGGGCCCTCACGGAGAGGGAACGCCAGAAGACCCTGGTGCTGGAGGCCCTGAAAAAGCACCTCTCCCCGGAACTCCGCCTCGACTCCCTCTCCCTGCCGGCCATGACGGAGGAGCTGTTCCTGGAAATCCACAGGTACCTGGCGCGCACCCCCTCGAAGATGATGGCGGTAAGCCTGGACGACCTCATGTTCGCCGCCGACCAGCAGAACATGCCCGGCACCCACGACCCCTCGAACTGGAGGCACAAGAGCCCCGAGCTCATCTCCACGCTTCCCGCCAGCGAACGCGCGCGGGCCCTTGCGCGGATAATGAGGGAGGAAGGCCGGGCCTGA
- a CDS encoding RNA ligase partner protein produces MSSREGRGTGREKGASEGTERIVLDTSLFVNPDVRGVLGATPTEALENFLSLASRAPHLRFYMPPSVFEELMNFVQRDRLPPELLVHLRQKPPSRYEMTTPAVFLYELIEDIRGRVNKGLRIAEKAVRSMGVSGPDEAIQDLRRKYREALREGIIDSREDVDLILLAKELDALLVTADQGALKWADKLGVRWLFPEKFKDYLLASVEKAGP; encoded by the coding sequence ATGTCCAGTCGGGAGGGACGGGGGACGGGCAGGGAGAAGGGCGCGTCCGAGGGGACGGAGCGCATCGTCCTTGACACAAGCCTCTTTGTCAACCCCGACGTGCGGGGCGTCCTGGGGGCCACGCCCACCGAAGCCCTCGAGAACTTTCTCTCCCTGGCCTCCCGTGCTCCGCATCTTCGTTTCTACATGCCGCCCTCGGTCTTCGAGGAGCTGATGAACTTTGTTCAGCGGGACCGGCTCCCCCCGGAGCTCCTGGTCCATCTACGCCAGAAGCCGCCGAGCCGCTACGAGATGACCACCCCCGCGGTCTTCCTCTACGAGCTCATCGAGGACATCAGGGGCAGGGTGAACAAGGGGCTGAGGATAGCCGAAAAGGCCGTCCGGAGCATGGGCGTGTCGGGCCCGGACGAGGCCATCCAGGACCTCAGGCGAAAGTACCGGGAGGCCCTGAGGGAGGGCATCATCGACAGCCGGGAGGACGTCGACCTCATCCTCCTGGCCAAGGAACTGGACGCCCTGCTGGTGACGGCGGACCAGGGGGCCCTGAAGTGGGCCGATAAGCTCGGCGTGCGGTGGCTCTTTCCGGAGAAGTTCAAGGACTACCTGCTGGCCTCCGTGGAGAAAGCCGGCCCGTAA
- a CDS encoding tetratricopeptide repeat protein — protein sequence MGKVTVLIVILMLGVLALFAVYNNDPTAIFVPFDQSYEIPKIGVILFSSVFGAACMLLLFAIRDTRRFLFTYQYQKKQKNEEKIHSLYTQALNAILAEDEAEARAALSAILKKEPGHTDAHLRLGDIEANKGRDEEAYGHYKRAHASSPEHLEALFSLARIMEKMQGWDEALGYVENILDLDPDNLSALHMKRSILEREGRWDELIEVQKAILRLLREERDKEREEANLKGFRYELARDSLEKGDLEKALKAFKTLVREDEKFTPAHLGVAETMLAGGDTEEAVSYLERAYESTSSQIILARLEDLLISLEEPSRLIRIYRKALSARPRDEALKFFLGKLYFRLEMIEDAFDVLASLDTAETWPDLHKLLGELHLRRDECGKAVEQFRKTIELGGSMRLPYCCSVCGHEDRQWSGRCPECGSWNSYRFELQGACRV from the coding sequence ATGGGCAAGGTGACCGTCCTCATCGTGATTCTCATGCTGGGCGTGCTCGCCCTGTTCGCCGTCTACAACAACGACCCCACCGCCATATTCGTGCCCTTCGACCAGAGCTACGAGATTCCCAAGATAGGCGTCATTCTTTTCTCAAGCGTCTTCGGCGCGGCCTGCATGCTCCTTCTGTTTGCCATCCGCGACACCCGCCGCTTCCTGTTCACCTACCAGTACCAGAAGAAGCAGAAGAACGAAGAGAAGATCCACAGCCTCTACACCCAGGCCCTCAACGCCATCCTGGCCGAGGACGAGGCCGAGGCCCGGGCCGCCCTGAGCGCCATACTGAAGAAGGAACCCGGGCACACCGACGCCCATCTCCGGCTGGGGGACATCGAGGCCAACAAGGGGCGGGACGAGGAGGCCTACGGCCATTACAAGCGGGCGCACGCCTCCTCCCCCGAGCACCTGGAGGCCCTGTTCTCCCTGGCGCGCATCATGGAGAAGATGCAGGGCTGGGACGAGGCCCTGGGCTACGTCGAGAACATCCTGGACCTGGACCCCGACAACCTGAGCGCCCTGCACATGAAGCGCTCCATCCTGGAGCGCGAAGGGCGATGGGACGAGCTCATCGAGGTGCAAAAGGCCATACTCAGGCTGCTCCGGGAGGAGCGCGACAAGGAGCGCGAGGAGGCCAACCTCAAGGGCTTCCGCTACGAACTGGCCCGGGACAGCCTGGAGAAGGGCGACCTGGAGAAGGCTCTGAAGGCCTTCAAGACCCTGGTGCGGGAGGACGAGAAGTTCACCCCCGCTCACCTCGGAGTGGCCGAGACCATGCTGGCCGGGGGGGACACCGAAGAGGCGGTGAGCTACCTGGAGAGGGCCTACGAGTCCACCTCGTCCCAGATAATCCTGGCGCGCCTGGAGGACCTTCTCATCTCCCTGGAGGAGCCCTCCCGCCTCATCCGCATTTACCGGAAGGCCCTCTCTGCCCGCCCCCGCGACGAGGCGCTGAAGTTTTTCCTGGGCAAGCTGTACTTCCGCCTGGAGATGATAGAGGACGCCTTCGACGTCCTGGCCTCCCTGGACACCGCGGAGACCTGGCCCGACCTGCACAAGCTCCTGGGGGAGCTGCACCTCAGGAGGGACGAGTGCGGCAAGGCCGTGGAGCAGTTCAGAAAAACCATCGAGCTGGGCGGGAGCATGCGTCTTCCGTACTGCTGCAGCGTCTGCGGCCACGAGGACAGGCAGTGGTCGGGCCGGTGCCCGGAGTGCGGGAGCTGGAACTCCTATCGTTTCGAGCTCCAGGGTGCCTGCCGGGTGTAG
- a CDS encoding 23S rRNA (pseudouridine(1915)-N(3))-methyltransferase RlmH, which translates to MKVRILWVGKTKEAFLAEGIGKYLALLQPHADVRVVEIKEEKGGKDPVRVLRREGERIVKQAETYVLLDERGREMTSEELAGFLGDRPRVDFVVGGPHGVSEDVRRRAAATLALSRMTLTHEMARLLLLEQLYRAVTIKAGTGYHH; encoded by the coding sequence ATGAAGGTCCGGATACTCTGGGTAGGGAAGACAAAAGAAGCCTTTCTGGCTGAGGGCATCGGCAAGTATCTTGCGCTGCTTCAACCTCACGCGGATGTCCGGGTCGTGGAAATCAAGGAGGAGAAGGGGGGCAAGGACCCGGTGAGGGTGCTCCGGCGGGAAGGCGAGAGGATAGTGAAGCAGGCCGAGACTTATGTGCTTCTGGATGAGCGGGGACGCGAGATGACCTCGGAGGAGTTGGCGGGGTTTCTCGGGGACCGCCCCCGGGTGGATTTCGTGGTGGGCGGCCCGCACGGCGTCTCCGAGGACGTGCGTCGGCGGGCCGCCGCGACCCTGGCGCTCTCCCGCATGACCCTGACGCACGAGATGGCCCGTCTTCTGCTCCTGGAGCAGCTTTACAGGGCCGTGACGATCAAGGCCGGCACGGGGTACCATCACTGA
- the rsfS gene encoding ribosome silencing factor encodes MPLTSRDKALEIARLALDKKAADVIVLDVGSLVMYADYFVVCSGASTQQVEAIVENIERGLARRRKRPLGVEGRSHAHWVLMDYGDVIAHVFEKETREFYELEKLWLDAPRVPVDEGPDTLGREDKRSLSG; translated from the coding sequence TTGCCGCTGACAAGCAGAGACAAGGCTCTCGAGATCGCCAGATTAGCCCTCGACAAGAAAGCCGCTGACGTCATCGTGCTGGACGTCGGCTCCCTGGTCATGTACGCGGACTATTTCGTCGTCTGCTCGGGGGCCAGCACGCAGCAGGTGGAGGCCATCGTGGAGAACATCGAGCGAGGCCTCGCCAGGCGGAGGAAGCGGCCCCTGGGCGTGGAAGGGCGCTCGCACGCGCACTGGGTGCTGATGGACTACGGGGACGTCATCGCGCACGTCTTCGAGAAGGAGACGCGGGAGTTCTACGAGCTGGAGAAGCTCTGGCTGGACGCCCCGAGAGTCCCTGTGGATGAAGGTCCGGATACTCTGGGTAGGGAAGACAAAAGAAGCCTTTCTGGCTGA
- the nadD gene encoding nicotinate-nucleotide adenylyltransferase gives MRLGVLGGTFNPIHFGHLRAAEEVRERLDMEKVLFIPAGNPPLKSADLAEAEARYRMTLIATAPNGAFDVSDIEVRTPRTSYTVETARELGRLYPGADILFILGLDAFLDLPEWKEPEELVGAMDFVVIGRPPRRFGELAESPFLDIAAGALEALDRGEAVSGKGRLTGGRTAHLLRVSLLDISSTDIREAVRAGRSIKYLLPRDVEFFIMSTGLYAG, from the coding sequence ATGAGGCTCGGGGTCCTGGGGGGCACCTTCAATCCCATCCATTTCGGGCACCTGAGGGCCGCCGAGGAGGTCCGCGAGAGGCTCGACATGGAGAAGGTCCTCTTCATCCCGGCGGGCAATCCCCCCCTGAAGTCCGCCGACCTGGCCGAGGCCGAAGCGCGCTACAGGATGACCCTCATCGCCACGGCCCCCAACGGGGCCTTTGACGTCTCGGACATCGAGGTGCGCACCCCACGGACCTCCTACACCGTAGAGACGGCGCGCGAGCTCGGGCGGCTTTATCCCGGGGCCGACATCCTCTTCATCCTGGGCCTGGACGCCTTCCTGGACCTTCCTGAGTGGAAGGAGCCGGAGGAGCTTGTGGGCGCCATGGACTTCGTGGTCATCGGGAGGCCGCCCCGCCGCTTCGGAGAGCTTGCGGAAAGCCCTTTTCTGGACATCGCCGCGGGCGCCCTGGAGGCCCTGGACCGGGGAGAGGCCGTCTCGGGAAAGGGCAGGCTTACCGGGGGGCGCACCGCCCACCTCCTCAGGGTGAGCCTCCTGGACATCTCTTCGACGGATATCCGCGAGGCCGTCCGTGCGGGCCGGAGCATCAAATATTTATTGCCTCGGGATGTCGAATTCTTTATAATGTCAACTGGACTTTACGCCGGCTGA
- a CDS encoding class I SAM-dependent methyltransferase encodes MNRIERLITGSPMRAWSQEHMQAPLLRKMARRQSYPRCFEIGCGRGIGARIIVESFGAEKVVATDADPSEVERARRQLKPGHEGRVEFKVADAMQLDEPDEAYDAVFSFGVLHHMEDWRKAVREVMRILKPGGELFFEEILRPLLASFLMRKLTRHPEGGRFTVQELREELGADGAEVTGLRTVDGWLAFGVAQKRGAP; translated from the coding sequence GTGAACCGCATAGAGAGGCTCATCACCGGCAGTCCCATGCGGGCCTGGAGCCAGGAGCACATGCAGGCCCCGCTCCTGAGGAAAATGGCCCGCCGGCAGTCCTACCCCCGGTGCTTCGAGATAGGCTGCGGAAGAGGGATTGGGGCGCGCATCATCGTGGAGAGTTTCGGGGCGGAAAAGGTCGTTGCCACCGATGCCGACCCGTCCGAGGTCGAGCGGGCCCGAAGACAGCTCAAGCCCGGGCACGAGGGGAGGGTTGAGTTCAAGGTGGCCGACGCCATGCAGCTCGATGAGCCCGACGAGGCCTACGACGCCGTCTTCTCCTTCGGCGTGCTCCACCACATGGAGGACTGGAGAAAGGCGGTGCGGGAAGTGATGCGCATCCTCAAGCCCGGAGGCGAGTTGTTTTTCGAGGAGATTCTCCGGCCGCTGCTGGCCAGCTTCCTCATGCGGAAGCTCACCCGGCACCCCGAAGGGGGAAGGTTCACGGTGCAGGAGCTGCGGGAGGAGCTGGGCGCGGACGGAGCCGAAGTGACCGGCTTGAGGACCGTGGACGGATGGCTGGCCTTCGGCGTGGCCCAGAAGCGCGGCGCGCCCTAG
- a CDS encoding tetratricopeptide repeat protein, translated as MYDNAVLDLRAGRFDSAERGVRKYLSIKPRSARAHVLLGEIIRQRGGDGAQKEAEKQYRKALSLNPSHAEAHKALGLLYLKEGRKGPAKKSLKKYLSLAKNPPDKAYIREYIRQCK; from the coding sequence GTGTACGACAACGCCGTTTTGGACCTTCGGGCGGGGAGGTTCGACTCGGCCGAAAGGGGCGTAAGGAAATACCTGAGCATCAAGCCCCGGAGCGCCCGGGCCCACGTCCTGCTGGGAGAGATCATCCGGCAGCGGGGCGGGGACGGAGCCCAGAAGGAGGCGGAGAAGCAATACCGGAAAGCCCTGTCCCTGAATCCCTCCCATGCGGAGGCCCACAAGGCCCTGGGGCTTTTGTACCTGAAGGAAGGCCGGAAGGGGCCGGCCAAAAAGTCGTTGAAAAAGTACCTGTCCCTGGCCAAGAACCCCCCGGATAAGGCGTACATAAGGGAATACATCAGACAATGCAAATAG